TACTGCCGCACTGCCAGAGTATCTGGAAAGTTTAGCGGTCATCGCGGATGATCTTAAAGCTGAAATTTTTACAGAGACTGAGACTAAAAGCCAGAATCTCAATAATGTGCACGATCCTATAGTGGTCGATAAATCCATTTCGTCGTCTGATAAATCTTAAGTGGCATTGGTGTTCTACGCCAATGTATTCAGTAACAACTAGTCTGTATGGGCCACAAGTAGCAAGTTATGTTGCTACCTGTGGTCTCTCAGTTGGCCTTGTTTTATTTTCTTCAATAAGCATCATCAAATAGCATAGTTTAAGGCAGTTATGATTGCATTAATTCAACGAGTTAAACGCGCGTCAGTGGCGGTCGACAATACAATAGTCGGCAAAATTGACCAAGGCTTGTTAGTATTACTAGGCATAGAGCGCGAAGATAATATTGATAAAATGGTTAAGTTAGCTACAAAAGTCATTAATTATCGGGTGTTTAGTGATGAAAACGGAAAAATGAATCTTAATCTGGCTCAAGTCGGTGGACAATTATTGGTGGTGTCGCAATTTACCTTAGCAGCAGATACCGGCAAAGGCTTAAGACCCAGTTTTTCGAGCGCTGCAACTCCTGAACAAGCCGATCGCCTTTATTTGGCTTTTGTCGAATATTGTCGCCAACAAGGGGTTATGACACAGACAGGACAATTTGGTGCAGATATGCAGGTCGAGTTGGTCAATGATGGCCCAGTGACCTTTAATCTGCAGGTATAAGGCCTTAATTTATTACCATTCTATTATTGTCAGTAGAGGTTAACCAGTCATCATCGGAGGGATGCCGTTATGTTTGATATTTCATTCACAGAAGCGCAATCAGATGCCAAGGTCAATGCTTTACTGCAGACCTTGTGTGAAACTTGGCATAGTACGATTCCTGTTAGTCAATTTATGGGCATTAAACCAGTGTTGTTTAATGGAGATAGCCTACAAGTCACTGCACCTTTAGAGCCCAACGTTAACTTACATCACACCATGTTTGCTGGCAGTATTTATACCTTAATGACATTAACAGGCTGGGGAATGGTGTGGTTACAGCAGCAATTGTCACAAGCCCATGGTGATATTGTATTAGCTGATGCAAAAGTCAGGTATTTAAAACCGGTGACTAAACAGCCCTATGCCAAAGTTATTTGGCCCTATACTGATTTGAACCCATTAAACCGAGGCCGGCGAGTCAAAATCACCTTAGAAGTGGCGTTATATTGTGATGACATTATGTGTGCTACGTTTACCGGCCAATTTGTGTCTTTACCGCCAAAAAATGGTCGCGTTGATTAACATATTCGCGTTGAACAAGTGAATATATTTCGATTTTATCGAATATAATTGCATAATTATTGCGCTATTATTCTTTTTTATAGGTCAATATACTAGCTGCATTGGTCAGGCACATAGCATATGACCCAACAAACATATGGGTGAGACTTAACAATGGCAAAAGTATTAATTTTAAAATCAAGCATTCTAGGCAGTTATTCACAGTCTTCAGCATTAGTTGATTATTT
The nucleotide sequence above comes from Shewanella sp. Arc9-LZ. Encoded proteins:
- the dtd gene encoding D-aminoacyl-tRNA deacylase; the encoded protein is MIALIQRVKRASVAVDNTIVGKIDQGLLVLLGIEREDNIDKMVKLATKVINYRVFSDENGKMNLNLAQVGGQLLVVSQFTLAADTGKGLRPSFSSAATPEQADRLYLAFVEYCRQQGVMTQTGQFGADMQVELVNDGPVTFNLQV
- a CDS encoding thioesterase domain-containing protein, producing MFDISFTEAQSDAKVNALLQTLCETWHSTIPVSQFMGIKPVLFNGDSLQVTAPLEPNVNLHHTMFAGSIYTLMTLTGWGMVWLQQQLSQAHGDIVLADAKVRYLKPVTKQPYAKVIWPYTDLNPLNRGRRVKITLEVALYCDDIMCATFTGQFVSLPPKNGRVD